TGGCGATTGGTTTCTCTTTCATCGGTCCTTTCCCCAAGAGATGTCTCGACTTACCGAGACTTGATAGCCAGTAGATACTTTATCCATGCCTCATCGCTCAAGCAAGAAAAAACGTAAACTGACCCACTACCAAAAGATGATCAAAAAAGAACGTGCTTCGCTGACATTTCACGCGAACTTCACGAACCAACATTCTCTATCGCGCAGAGAAAAACACGACGAGAGCTCAGCTCAAGATGTCTTTGATCACATGGCCGTGCACGTCGGTCAAACGATGATCTCTGCCGCCGTGCCGGAAGGTGAGTGCTTCATGATCCACGCCCAGCTGATGTAGAATCGTCGCGTGAATATCGTGAATCGACAGTGGATCGATGACGACGGAATTGCCGAATTCATCGGTCTCGCCGAAGGTGGTCCCCCCTTTGAAACCGCCGCCTGCCATGAACAGGCTGTAACCGTTAACATGGTGATCCCGGCCGCAGGTCGGCGTAACTTTCGGCGTGTGCGGCGTGCGACCCATTTCCCCTGCCCAGACCACCAGCGTTTCATCGAGCAGTCCGCGAAGCTTCAAATCCGTAATCAACGCTGCCACTGATTGTTCCGTGATGCGGGCATTCTTTTCATGATTTTTCTTCAACAGGCCGTGCTGATCCCAGGGGGAATTATTACTGTCAAAACTGGGGCAGGTAATTTCAACAAACCGCACGCCCGCTTCCACCAGCCGCCGTGCCCGTAACGCCTGCGTCGCGTAATAATGCTGATGTTCGTCTTTCGAATCAACGCCGTAAGCCCGCTGAATGTGCAACGGCTCGCCGCTGATATCGGAAACTTCGGGAACCAGCGTCTGCATCCGAAACGCAGTTTCATAGTTGGCAATGGCACTTTCGATCGGAGACGCTGTTGAGGCCTGAACCGCAAACGCACGATCCTGCTCTGCCAGCAATGCCAGTTTGCGTTGTTGCAGCGCCAATGGATCTCCGGGTTTGATATTATCGACGGGAATCCCTTTCGCACGGACCATCGTCGCCTGATGGGTGGCTGGCAGAAACGAACTGCCGAAATTTTCCAGGCCGCCATTGGGAACCCAGTCATTATTCAACACGACATACGCAGGCAGATTTCGATTTTCGGTCCCCAGGCCATAAGAAACCCAGGCGCCCATGCTCGGTGCCTGGCCGATGATGCGGCCTGTGTGCAGCAACAAGTTCTGCTGGCCATGCAGAGGCAATTCCCCAACCATCGAACGCACCACGCACAATTCATCGGCGACCGACGCCAGTTTTGGGAACAGATCGCTGACCCACAGACCACTTTCGCCCCGCTGTTGAAATTTCCAGGGACTCCCCAGCCAGACACGACCAGCGCTCGATTGCGAGCGTTTGGAAACGGCGCCTTCACCAATCGGCTTGCCCTCATGTTTCTTTAGCGCGGGTTTCGGATCGAATGTATCGACATGGCTCGGCCCGCCATCCATAAAACAGAAGATGACATTCTTGACCTTCGCAGCATGATGTGGTCGTTTTTCTTTCGCCTTTGCCTGGGCCTGTGTCTGCTCGCCCAACAACCCGGCCAGCGCCAGCCAGCCGAAGCCGGCACTGGTATTTTTAAGAAACCCACGCCGATTCACGACAGGCAGATGTCCCGGACAACAGTTAGCATGTTTGCGTAAAATCTTCATGTCGATTACCGGTAATAAATAAATTCTTTGGTATTAAACAGCGCGTGTGCTACATGACTCCAGACATTCGGATCGGCCAGCAGACCTTGCGGGTCGCCCGTGCCTCCCAGGTCCTGCACCAGAGCCGTCCAGCGTTTGAGTTCCGATGCGTCGGGTGCGCGTCCATATGCGTTCAGAAACATGGTTCTGATGCGCTGCTCAACAGTTTTATCCTGTTGTTTCACTAATAAAGCCGACCATTCTTTGGCTTGCGTTTTCACAAAGGGATCGTTCATCAGAATCAACGCCTGATTCGGAACGTTCGTCACATCCCGTTTTCCTGTCGGCAACTTCAGATCGGGCAGATTGAAACCGACCAGAAAGCGGGGCGGGTCCATGATTGACATCCGCAGATAAATCGACCGTCGCCCGTCACCATCCAGGGGACCATTAAACAACCGTTTGGCAGCATCTTCTTTGGAACGTGGTGCTTCAATCGGTCGGCCATACAGCCGCCGGTCCAGTCTCCCCGACACCGTTAACAGCGTATCGCGAATCGCCTCCGCTTCGAGCCGCCGCGTGGGATAGTGATGCCACAAACGATGATCGGGATCGACATTGACAGATGCAGCACTGACCTGACCCGACTGCCGAAACGCGCGCGTGTGAACCAGCCGCCGAATCAGTCGTTTGGTCGACCAACCGTCAGCCATAAATTCCCGCGCCAGATAATCCAGCAGTTCCGGGTGCGTTGGCTGTTCTCCCAGATGCCCGAAGTCGTTCGGCGTTCTGACCAGTCCTGCACCAAACACCCACTGCCAGACCCGATTCACATACACCCGCGCGGTCAGAGGATGACGAGGACTAATCAGAAACTCGGCCAGTTCCATTCGTCCGCTCCCCGGACTCTGATTGACCTGATTTTGACCGGCGAAGACTTCCAGAAAGTCACGCGAGACCAACGGCCCCAGTTCATCCACATTGCCCCGGACATTGAGAGGATAGCTGACAGGAGTAAAGCCGCGTTCATCCATACTGTTCGCGGTATGCGCAAACGGCAGCCGCTGTTCCACCCGTCGATAGTCTGTCAGTAATCGAGCCAGCCGCGAACCGGTCGCGGCTTGATTGTTGAGCAGTTGTTGCTCTAATAACCAATTGACGAGCTTCACATCCTCCGCACTCGCCCGGTCTTCCGCCCATCGCTGCACTGCCGCAGACAACCAGCCGCCAAGACGCTGGCTGGCTTCCACAGAACTCTTGGGAGCTGGCATTTCATACAACGGTTCAAAACGTCCCCACTCATCAGCGGGAGTCCCCGCGACATCATGCGCGACAATACTTGTTACGCTGAACCAGCTGCGTTTATCAAAACCAAAGTCTTCCGCCGGCAGCAGCTTGCCACCAGCCCGTGTTTTTCCGGAACGTGGCGGGAAATTCGGATTCAGATCGCTGGTCGCAATTTCAAACGTAATTCGTTGGATTCCATTGACCAGCGGCCGGTCGGCGAACGTTTGCCACTTTGATTCAAGACGGTCGAAAAAGACGACATTCTCAGTTTGAAACGCATTGTCGGGTACGCGCAGAAAGCCGCTCCATTCGCCGCCCGCTAAATTCAGACTCACAATTTTCCCCGGAATATCCCGTTCCGACGGAGGCCGGATCGCGCCTGGTAATTTCGAAGAAAGTGCCTGCGTGTGATAACCGCGAGGCAGCACACGCTGAACAACCCCCGCCCCTTCCAATGCAATTAAGGGAGTCCCATGGGAAACATAGCCATGGAGGATTCCATCTCCTTCGGTCTGCCAACCATCAGGAAAGCCGGGTTGTTCAAAATCGGTGAGAACCTTGAACCGTTCCTGATTCTGCCGGCGATGTGTCTCGTGCGCCGTTTTCCATTCCATCGACAGTTTTTGCCAGACCGCGTTTACTTCTGTTGGCTTTGCTGAGAGTAATTGTTGCGCGGGATAAACCACATCGCCCGGCTTAGATGGGGCTGCTTTTTTTTCTTTGCCTGAATTCAATCCAAACGCGTTGCGCCAGAGCACAGCGCGAGGACTGTCGGATGCTTCCTGCACCGCTGCTAATATTTCCTCGGTGAATTTCCCCGCTTCCTCGTTCCACTGTTGTTTTAACTCCCGATGAATTTCACCGCGCAACTGTTTGAGTTTCTCAATGGTGGCATCATGCTTCCCGGGCACATCAATCACGCGTGATGTCCAGCGGGGCGTCATGAAAACTGCGGCCAGCGCATAATAATCGCGCTGTGAGATCGCATCGAGCTTATGATCATGACAGCGGGCACAGGCAACGGTATTCGCCAGGAAGGCTTTCGAAAAGGCGTCGATTTTATTGTTGATCATTTCCTGATGGATGCCATTGAAATTGATACTGTCGCCGTGACGATGTTCTCCCATGTGATAAAACATGGGACCGATCAGACTTTCTTGAAAACCGCTGTTGTGATCGATACGAGGCTGTTCCAGTAAATCGCCGGCAATCTGTTCGCGGACCAACTGGTCATAACCGATGTCCTGATTGAAGGCCCGAATCAGATAATCACGATATTCCCACGCCCCTTTGGCCGGGTTATCCCATTCGTATCCATAGGTGTCGGTATAACGAACGACGTCCATCCAATGCCGGGCAAATCGCTCACCAAAGTGAGGCGAAGCCAGTAGTTGATCGACTAGTCGTTCATAAGCGGCCGCGGGATCGCGTTTTGAATCTGCGACGAATTGCGCAACGGTCTCAGGCTCAGGCGGCAATCCCGTTAACACAAACGCCAGCCGCCGCACCAGCGTTCGCGGCTCTGCATCCGGGGCGGGCTGCAGTTTCACGGCCTGCATCGACGTTAACAGAAACCGGTCGATTGGCCGTTGTGACCAGTCATTCTCTTCCGGAACGGGCGGCTTGACCTCTTTCAGAGGTTGCAGGCTCCACCATTTCCGCCGCTTTTCAAAAATCGCTTTCCAGGAAAGCGACGCGGCCTCTGAGACGCTGGGCGGTTTATCCCGCGAATCGGGGGCTCCCAGTTCGACCCACTTCACGAAGTCGGCGATGACTTCTTCAGACAGTTTCTTACCGGGCGGCATCTCGAACGATTCGTGCCGCAGTGCATCCAGCAGCAGACTCTCATCAGCCTTGTGAGGCACCACGGCGGCGCCGTTTTCTCCCCCCGAGCGCAGCGCGTCGCGGCTGTCGACTCTCAAGCCCCCTTTGATCTCTGTCGTCGCAGCCGAATGACATTCGTAACAATGCTCGATCAGCACCGGGCGAATTTTATTCTCAAAGAATTCCAATCCGGGCGACGGCTTCTCCGCATTCGCTGCTCCTGCCACGCAAGACATGAGCAGTACAATGCACAGGCACACAAGCATCTGAAAAGGAAATCGGCAGGCCGGAAACATGGTTGTTTCTCCGGAACGTGACTGAGGAAGGCGTCCAGAATCATATTGAGGATTGTTTATATACTCTTATCCTATGAGAACAAGAGGGAAAACTCAATCAGAGATAGAACGAATTCCGAGAATTCGAAGCCCCCTTATGGGGCGCCCGCACTCTGCAGTCCTTGATTCAATTCCAGAACTTTCCCGATGATCCGCTCTTCCACATCCGGCTTGTAAGGGCGGCTCGCTTCATAGCCCCCTTCCAGCAGAACCCGTTTGCTGGGAATATAACCGGAATAAACGTTCGAATAACCGGCGACCCAGATCGCAGGTCCTTCCTGCTCGAACAGTTCTTCTTTAATGCGGAGTGAATAATCAACGACGACTTCGGTCCCCAGCGCGACAATCGTCAGACCTTTCCCGAACTGAATCACCTGCACGGGATAATCCCAGGGAGCCCGTTTCTTTTCGGGCAGATATTCGAGTTCGACCGTTTCATAAGCCGTCTTGAGCGGACCATGCAACACATGCTGATGCAACAGCGTGCGCTGATTGACTTCGAGGGCGGCTTCAATGGCCGTCGCTAAAGAACGACCGTGCTTGTGTGCATAATGCAGTTCGCTCCGTGGATACGGATTCTGATCGCCGCCGCAGCCCATCATGAAGAGCGCGGTCACGCCCGGATGATCCTTTTCAAAGTACTCCTGCGCAAACCCGGCATAATCGCCCAGCCATTTGCGAAAGCCCATCGTCGTATTGTGACAGGCATAACCAAACATGACCGCCTTCAATTCCCCTTTCGGGTCGTCCACACGCAGGACAGGCACCTGATGATCCACTCGCCCATTGGGATTGGGATGATTACGATATCCGGTCGCGGTCGGAGTGCGGCGATTCATGGCGACCGAACAGCGGGCCGCCGACCAGCTCAGCTTCGCAGGCTGCATGCCTTCAATGGCCTCGCCAATCGCATTGACCAGAGCCGGCACCAGTGTGTCATAATATTCTTTCGCATCATCGCGGCCATACGCGGGACCACAGTGCGTGTGCGAGGCATTCATCAGCAGTGCCTGCGGCGGCAGATTGTATTTTTCCTGCACCTGTTTTGTGACGTCAGCTCGTAAGCGGTCAATCACGCCAATCAGATCGAGCGTGAGAAAGACAACCCGGTTGCCTTCTTTGTCTTCGATCGCCAGTGCTTTGCCGTACAGGTCCTGCTCGGTTCCTTCCGCCGGTTCCTTGCGGCCTGCATAGCCGGACATCCGCAGTGGCTTCGCTGGCGTAATCTTGGCTGTCGCAACGCCCGCTTTCCATTCCACAGGTTCTGGCTTGGCAGGTTCGGCTGCGTTTGAGGAAACACAGAGACTGAAAACAAACAGCAGACAAAGTAAGAATCGAA
This genomic interval from Gimesia alba contains the following:
- a CDS encoding DUF1501 domain-containing protein, which codes for MKILRKHANCCPGHLPVVNRRGFLKNTSAGFGWLALAGLLGEQTQAQAKAKEKRPHHAAKVKNVIFCFMDGGPSHVDTFDPKPALKKHEGKPIGEGAVSKRSQSSAGRVWLGSPWKFQQRGESGLWVSDLFPKLASVADELCVVRSMVGELPLHGQQNLLLHTGRIIGQAPSMGAWVSYGLGTENRNLPAYVVLNNDWVPNGGLENFGSSFLPATHQATMVRAKGIPVDNIKPGDPLALQQRKLALLAEQDRAFAVQASTASPIESAIANYETAFRMQTLVPEVSDISGEPLHIQRAYGVDSKDEHQHYYATQALRARRLVEAGVRFVEITCPSFDSNNSPWDQHGLLKKNHEKNARITEQSVAALITDLKLRGLLDETLVVWAGEMGRTPHTPKVTPTCGRDHHVNGYSLFMAGGGFKGGTTFGETDEFGNSVVIDPLSIHDIHATILHQLGVDHEALTFRHGGRDHRLTDVHGHVIKDILS
- a CDS encoding PSD1 and planctomycete cytochrome C domain-containing protein, yielding MSCVAGAANAEKPSPGLEFFENKIRPVLIEHCYECHSAATTEIKGGLRVDSRDALRSGGENGAAVVPHKADESLLLDALRHESFEMPPGKKLSEEVIADFVKWVELGAPDSRDKPPSVSEAASLSWKAIFEKRRKWWSLQPLKEVKPPVPEENDWSQRPIDRFLLTSMQAVKLQPAPDAEPRTLVRRLAFVLTGLPPEPETVAQFVADSKRDPAAAYERLVDQLLASPHFGERFARHWMDVVRYTDTYGYEWDNPAKGAWEYRDYLIRAFNQDIGYDQLVREQIAGDLLEQPRIDHNSGFQESLIGPMFYHMGEHRHGDSINFNGIHQEMINNKIDAFSKAFLANTVACARCHDHKLDAISQRDYYALAAVFMTPRWTSRVIDVPGKHDATIEKLKQLRGEIHRELKQQWNEEAGKFTEEILAAVQEASDSPRAVLWRNAFGLNSGKEKKAAPSKPGDVVYPAQQLLSAKPTEVNAVWQKLSMEWKTAHETHRRQNQERFKVLTDFEQPGFPDGWQTEGDGILHGYVSHGTPLIALEGAGVVQRVLPRGYHTQALSSKLPGAIRPPSERDIPGKIVSLNLAGGEWSGFLRVPDNAFQTENVVFFDRLESKWQTFADRPLVNGIQRITFEIATSDLNPNFPPRSGKTRAGGKLLPAEDFGFDKRSWFSVTSIVAHDVAGTPADEWGRFEPLYEMPAPKSSVEASQRLGGWLSAAVQRWAEDRASAEDVKLVNWLLEQQLLNNQAATGSRLARLLTDYRRVEQRLPFAHTANSMDERGFTPVSYPLNVRGNVDELGPLVSRDFLEVFAGQNQVNQSPGSGRMELAEFLISPRHPLTARVYVNRVWQWVFGAGLVRTPNDFGHLGEQPTHPELLDYLAREFMADGWSTKRLIRRLVHTRAFRQSGQVSAASVNVDPDHRLWHHYPTRRLEAEAIRDTLLTVSGRLDRRLYGRPIEAPRSKEDAAKRLFNGPLDGDGRRSIYLRMSIMDPPRFLVGFNLPDLKLPTGKRDVTNVPNQALILMNDPFVKTQAKEWSALLVKQQDKTVEQRIRTMFLNAYGRAPDASELKRWTALVQDLGGTGDPQGLLADPNVWSHVAHALFNTKEFIYYR
- a CDS encoding neutral/alkaline non-lysosomal ceramidase N-terminal domain-containing protein, which translates into the protein MVRFLLCLLFVFSLCVSSNAAEPAKPEPVEWKAGVATAKITPAKPLRMSGYAGRKEPAEGTEQDLYGKALAIEDKEGNRVVFLTLDLIGVIDRLRADVTKQVQEKYNLPPQALLMNASHTHCGPAYGRDDAKEYYDTLVPALVNAIGEAIEGMQPAKLSWSAARCSVAMNRRTPTATGYRNHPNPNGRVDHQVPVLRVDDPKGELKAVMFGYACHNTTMGFRKWLGDYAGFAQEYFEKDHPGVTALFMMGCGGDQNPYPRSELHYAHKHGRSLATAIEAALEVNQRTLLHQHVLHGPLKTAYETVELEYLPEKKRAPWDYPVQVIQFGKGLTIVALGTEVVVDYSLRIKEELFEQEGPAIWVAGYSNVYSGYIPSKRVLLEGGYEASRPYKPDVEERIIGKVLELNQGLQSAGAP